AAGAAATAGTTTCTCTGTCTGGGTTggtagatttttataaaaataaaacagCAGGCAGTTTCCATTAATAAAAAATCGATCTCCAGCTCAGTTTTATATAGTCTCTTTCAGTTTTATAGACTATGAATAATTTCAAGTCCTGACCGTCTGATGTATCTGTATATGTGCAATGCACTCTCTTAATATCTCTTGTTAAATTTGTGTCAAACACTCTCTGTGTATGTGTTTTTGTTTTGTCTTTAAGTTGAAGATCCTAAAGTCGCACTGAAACCTAAAATTTGCTTTGGCTTTGATTCACAAGTATTTGGAGATGTATTGAGAAAGTGAATTAGGACTCGTAGAATGAGGATTTAGGATTCCTCTAAGTTATTATGTTTTCATTACTCTCTCGTCTTCCTATACCTCCTAAGATCCTCTTCTTCCCACAAATCCTAACAAATacttaaaaaaaagaataaatagaGAAATAAGACAAGATCAAAGATGAAAGCCAAAGAAATTCCTTTTCCAGTAGAAAATACTAATTCATGCATTTGTCGGTCTGGTGGGACAGTTGCCAACTGAATAGATTCTTATACCTTGATTTGTTTTGTGCTCAGAGTATATTCTCCAGGGAATCATTCATCAACACGCGGGCGCTAAAAGAGGATGTCATTGAGGGTTGGCGACCAAAAGTCATGGGTTAGACAAACGATATCATCATCTTTTGCACTTTTGAGGATTAGGTTTTTGTTGCAAGGTATATATAGTAAGCTAGCATTTGAAAGTCTCTATGACTGTTCTTTGCCATGAATACTTTGATTAAAACACATTCTCTTCCTTATTTGACTGAATGATAGCATGAATTACGTAAGCAACATATACTTCCAGATGCTCGTGTGTATGCAAAAGTTGTTACTTTGTCAGGTAAGGAATGTTAACAGCATAACATTAATGTTGGCCGCTTGGTGCAGCATCCTTAATAAAAATGCCTTCTCTGCTCGTGAATCCTTTAGCACTTGTATTCCGGAATTGCCACCTCTATTTATACCATGTGGTGCAGGAGATGTTTTAGAAGATTCCGATATAGTGCTGAACCCTCTGAGTCAAGAGGTCTATTTTACTATTGGATTAGTTGTGTCCAGTGGAAACTGTTCCTGAATCAAAAGAGACACTGGGAACTTGCAATTGGTTGGAATTTACGCCTTCCCTAATGCATAGTACCTGAGGAAAAATATGATACAGTTTGTTCGGCCAAGGGTAGTTTTTGGAGCTGTGATAATTTCTATTTTACATGTGACTTTTCGTGATCTCTGAAAAGAactaaaaattctataaattgTTGTCATAATTGATTAGTGGGCAATTTCATTCATTGGAAATAATTTCCTTTCAAGCTTTCGAGCTATGCATAGGATGATCCATGAATTGAAATTCCATGCAATATTGGCAAAGTCACATGTAGTTATTAATATAgcaattaggggtgtacataggtcgggttgattcggattttacaattaccaaaccaattgtgtcgggttattaaatctaaagatcaaaccaaatcaataaaactcgggtttttcactttcgggttttcgggttattcgggttttttcggagttttttttccggtaaaatcttcgtagaaaaaaaacatatataaattatgcacaaaatatttctttaatcccggtaaaatacaactatataaagtattttccaagaaaataatacgaaatatgagatgtgtcatgacaTTATTCTAAAATATTctacaataaagacaataaaattatgtaatatgaatattgctaattaaaaggccataataaaaataagcataatctaaaagtactaagtcatgctaaaataagtagactaataagggagtattaattacatgactaaacgctaaagaaaaaattaaaataggaTATGCAtgtttatctaaattattgccaaacaaaaaatagatattcaatacattctcatttgtagtattgaattgaatgacttttgttagcattagtattgatttgattttggtttgggcgtttgttagcattatttaatttactaatattaatggatataaaacttattggaacaatcaaaagttctaagtccaaccttgaaataataccttaaaatataaaattatgaaattttttaagaagtatttataaattatatcacaataagtatatttatatattaaatatatctaaaatttctatatatgtaatgtcgggttggtttggtttcgatttgactttctttagttaaaaccaaaccaaaccatttatggtcgggttttttttccaacaccaaagcaaatcaaaccaaaccaaactataGTCGGGTTatttttctcgatttgactcggattatcggattGGTGCAGTTTGTCGGTTtcgtttgtacacccctaatagCAATGATATAGGCAGTTGAGCTAAAGCCTATACCTGTGACATCTAATTTGATCAATGTTTAGTTCGCTGAACTTACCCTTAGTTTTCATTGAGGTTTcatgttgcggccaaacgcacaccCAAGTATACGCGGTAGTCAAATAATAAAGTGattaaaagtcggatgtcgaacccatgaggacttgtgattaattattaactaaattagactatcctagttatctaaacaagaattaaacctagaaatatttgattctaaactaattaaataaagaaatataaataatgaactttgaacagagaaagagcagatttttatgatatcaatgtaatgaaaacgatcaaGGGTTATGAactatctaacattcctattgtattcttcaattgaattgactaactaatttatctagtttattggttgacatggtcaatattgctcataagaatctgtcgagttcttactcgcctattcaagctaacctaacgcctatatgtctatggagttagaatcagcaagaacacatttataattcctgtgaatcaaccaagcaaggcaattaggtatatgtctatcctaaccgcgaattcgttccccgatgcccaggttcaagaacttgctctactcaatcctatatgcaatctagaattcccactttcgagttcaactctagattcgtagatagtattcaattggtgatcaagcaatcaaataattaagtgcaggattgaataaataaaccaatatgataaactaagaaatcaaaatgaatatccgaataacaatagtcatgaaagaaccacaaccctagaacgtgaagtttagctccacatagacatggtagccaaacaacaaatcatacaaagaaacataaaaattactaagtttgaaggaagaaagatggaacttgatgaattcctgCCTCCACGACGGTTCTGTGCTTGTGTTTTACTCTCAAAAAACGTTCTCTTACcttcaaaataggtttaggtcACCTTTTATACGAGTTGAGACCGTGTAAGATCGAAATAACCTTATCCCGAACAAAATAGAAAAACCGCCGCTTCAAGCGTCCAGGGCAGCGCCTCGCGCTGGCCCTGGCGCACAATACAGTAGCGTTTTTCGCAATTTCAATTTCTACTGCCAATttactttcctccaaagtgacTTTTGCCTAACCTTTCTTTTCCAATGTCTTACTCAGTTTGCTGCTTCAATTTAATTGGAAGATCTCAACTAAACTCCAATGCCACATAATCAAGTCTCCTTACATCATTCAAGATACCATCAAAATACTTTCATTCTTTATTGCACTTGGTTTCCTCCGCATTGAATGATTTTGGTCTTCAACTTAAAGACtctatttaatatttatttactaTATACTCCAAATTCGTCATTTTGTTCAAAATTCATCTCCAATGTACCTATATTATCCATTAACACCCAAATAAGTATAAAACTTTATAACAAACTAAGTTGGACTTATTCAATATCAAATATAATCAAAAAGCGGTAAAAATGCAAGTAAATTAATATCGAAACATATGAAAATATGCCCAATATCATTTCATGTTTCTAATTTTGCTTTCCTGTATTGGTAGAAGGTAGCAGGTACCTCACTAGAATAGTCGAAATGTGCCAAGTTGCCTTCGACACGAACGCTATAAAAAGAATGAGAAAATAGCCCATGAGGGAATAGTAGAGAGCATCTGTCATTGAATCGCAGGAAGATCAAAATTCTTGGTGAGTTCTTGTTGAATGATGCTGCAAACTGCAGTTTTATTGTGATTAAAGCATGTTTGAATTTCTTTTCCGTGCATACTCCTAGCTAGTTTGGATTTCTGTCTAGTGAAAATACTATTGGATCTGATAACTTCCAAAGCTCTATGTGATCCCCTAAGTTGCTCAGACACTGGTGCGGGTGTCCGTCACCTGTGCGGATgtagaggtcggatccttcgagaTGTAGATTCTAAGATTCGAGGATACGAATCCGATTACGGATATGGGTGCAGGGATCCGGcagaattcaaaaaaataaaaatataaaaatatctctaaattatgagaaattttgtggaatacttacATATAGCTTGTAAGTGGGCAGGGGCGGACCTAGAGCATACAATACGGGTTCCTGGGAACCCAATAACTTTTGCGTAGACcctgtatttatattaagaaattcactaaatatttgtaaatatctaaCTGTGAACCCAGTTATTATTGCATATTAATCTAAAATTACGGTAGGAACCCATAAGcctcaaatcctggatccgcctctgtaaGTGGGGATtatttttattctcaagttgtagataagtaaatgATTGATATCCTTATgctattttctttaaatttactCTAGTTTTAGTtctgatttcgggaatcaaattgtatctcgtctctAATTTTTCATccgtcgtggtcaaagtacccaaaactGCTTGACCAAATCCGGTGCAAATCTCATACCCATACCAATACAAATGTCGTGTCGACACGGATACCTAAACTGCCGTGTCAGAGCAACTTAGGTGACCCCTGAATTCCCACATAAAAAATGTCCCACTTAGGTACCAGGTAAAAGTTTAGGTTTCCCTATTACccatgtttcattttcttttacttgatcCCATAAGTAGAAATATGACATGAAGTTCAGTTCTATTACATTTATGTATACGCAGTGTCTTAACCATGAACTTTTCAGTCAATCAATTCTGGCGATGTGCAATATAATTAGCAAAATGATAAAGAGGTGCCGCCTTGGCAGCATCAAAGTAGCTCAGCTCATCCATGGCCTTAGCCACCAGCTCTCCGGCGAGCTCCCGAGCTTTTTCTAGCCCCATCAACTTAGGATATGTAGCCTTATCAGTCACTAGGTCTTTACCAGCTGTCTTTCCCAACTCTTCTGATGACTTAGTAACATCAAGAATATCATCTACCACTTGAAACAACAGTCCAAGGCATCTAGCATAGTTCCTCATTCTCTCCACCTCAATCTCATTCCCTCCCCCAATTATTGCCCCACAAACCACAGCAGCCTCCAATAGTTTCCCTGTCTTATGGTTGTGAATGTACTCTAATTCAGTTAGGCTCACTTGTTTTCCCTCACTAGCTATGTCCACAATCTGCCCCGCCACAAGCCCTTTCGAGCCAACGGCTGAACCCAATTCGCCAACGGCTTGAACCACTCTTTGGGGTGTCACATCTTTAGTCTTGGAAGCTACATGTTCAAAGGCCAAAGACAAAAGTGCATCCCCTGTTAGAACTGCAGTGTCTTCCCCGAAAGCCTTGTGGCTCGTGGGCTTGCCACGACGTAGATCATCGTTGTCCATGCAAGGAAGATCGTCGTGGATGAGTGACATGGTGTGGATCATCTCAACCGAGCAAGCTGCAGGAATAGCTAAGGATTCATCCCCTCCTACTACTTCACAAGAAGCCATGCATAGGATCGGCCGGACGCGTTTTCCCCCAGCTAGAAGTGAGTATCTCATGGCTTCATGAATTTTTATAGGCTCTTGCATTGGTATTGCATCATCTAGTGCTTTGTTTACCTTAATTGCCTTCATTTTCATATATTCTTCAAAGTCAAACTTAGGCAAGATGAATTTCTCTGTCTTAGATGAGAATTCTTCTTCTTTGACTTGAAATGTTTTGGATGAGTTTGCAACACTTCTGGCCTGGATTTTCTTGGGGAGGAAACTATAAGAATGTCTCTGTGGAGGTTTTCCACTGAAAATAAAGTTATTGTTTAGGGTATTGGAAAGAAGCATATTTTCATGGCCAGAAATGGTAGCCAAAAATGCCATTGCTATGAGCTTTTAGAATACTGAAGAAAGTTTTTATGTCAATGGTGTTGGTGGTGAAGGAACAAGGCCATTCTTATATACTTGTACTTTTGTacttaggggtgtacataggtcgggttggttcggattttacaattaccaaaccaaactaattgtgtcagattattaaatctaaagaccaaaccaataaaactcgggttttcCGGTTTCGGTTTTTCTCGGGGTTTCTTGGGTTTTCGGGTTATTCGGGGTTTTTTTctcggtaaaatcttcgtagaacaaaatacataaattatgctcaaaatatttctttagtcctagtaagatacaactatataaagtattttccaagaatataatacaaaatatgagatatgtcatggcattatcctaaaatattcaacaataaagacaataaaattatgtaacataaatattgctaattaaaaagccataataaaaataaacataatctaagagtactaagtcatgctgaaataagtagactaataagggagtattaaatacataattaaacgctaaagaaaaaataaaaataaattatgcatttttatctaaattattgcaaaacaaaaaatagatattcaatacattcctattcgtagtattgaattaaatgtcttttgttagcattaatattgatCTGATTTTGGTTTGGACTTTTGTTAGcactatttaatttactaatattaatgactataaaacttattagaacattcaaaagttccaagtccaaccttgaaataatacctcaaaaaataaaattatgaaatcttttaagagatatttataaattacctcacaataagtatatttatatattaaatatatctaaaatttctatatatgtaatgtcgggttagtttggttttagtttgactttctttagttaaaaccaaaccaaaccaattatgatcgGGTTCtttttttccaataccaaaccaactcaaaccaacccatagtcgggtttttttctcggtttgacttggattatcgggttggtgcgatttatcggtttcctttgtacacctaCTTATACTTTTATAGGTAAGTGATGCTTTGATTCCTCTTGCATAAGGTTTATCAATTATTCCCTCAATTACAACTTGGACTTTAGTGAGTTTTCTAGTGTTTtattcaacaaaaattatagtgatGTGTCGCAcgctttaaattaaaaaaaaagaaaagcacaCTAAACTTCAAATATGCCCGGGGTCAAAGAATGGCAGGACCATATTGAGTCTTATGTAAGTATTTTTATCTTGGGTTTATGCAAGAGGTTGTTCTCGCAGTTATTCGTAACCTCCCGGTCACATCACGACAGTTTTTACCTGTGCGCAAAGGATCTCCTTCTTCAATACAAGCTTTCAATATGTTAGGCTAAAATCCGCTGTACCTAAAATCTGCAATTCTTTGATTAATAGCTAAGACACTATTAATTCTACTTTTTATTGAAAGTATCTTCATAACGAGGGTAATTAAAGATTCAATAAATTTATGTTAGTGGATGTGTAGAATGACACTGTTTCTATTACAGTCcaaattatatatatagaatatttttagtttttccaaAATCAAAAGCTAGCTACTGCACCATTTAATATCATGGACCAGAAATTCATGGTCAAGGGATTTGTTTTTAATATATGCCCAGTTTGGCAAGGAATTGgtttttttatagttatatgctGGTAACATTCAAAGCATGAGGCTATCAGGAATAAATTTGGTATTTACACCAATTCAGTAAATACATACTTTGTGTCTTTACATATTAAGCCATAGTTAATTAATTTATCTCCTCATTTTGTTTCTTAATTATAGTAAGTTAATATGATTTGATGTAAATACTGGATGTTCAGAAGATTTTTAACGAGGATATTAGCAGATAATGAAAAGCAAAACTCATTTAAAATAGAAAGGAAGCAGCAACATCCAGAGATTCCATAGCCTGCAGAGACAAAATAAATAATGGATTATAATTCAGAAACTCCCAGACTACATAGATGCTACTTTGGAGACATCAAACCTTAGAATCCTAAGGAGGCAGGTTCTAAAGAAAAGCACAAAAAAAGTATATGCTGTCTTAATAAGTGGAATTGTAAGAGATTCTTTTTTCGTTATACTACCATACCATGTAATCCATCGTcgtgagccgagggtctatcggaaacagccttttTACTCCTTCGGAGCAGAGATAAaatttgcgtacacactatcctctccAGACCCCATTTGTGGGATTCCATTGGATTGTTGTTGTACCATACCATGTAATGACTCTATAGGGGGCCTTGGTTTGGATGGAAAGAAAATTAAAGTTAGAGTTTAGACCATTTAAGAAGTTTCAATTGATTAAGAAGTTTGAATTGATGAAGGGGAGACTCAGAGTAATGGTAAAGTCGTCTCCGTGTGATCTATAGGTTAAAGATTTGAGTCGTGAAATCAGCTACCGATCCTTGTATCAGAGTAGACTGCCTATATCGCATCTCTCAGGGAGCGCCCTTCCTTGGATCCTGTGTAAACACATGATGCTTCGTAAATCGGGTTGTCTTTTTTTAAAGAAGTTTGAATTGATTTATGCACATAGTTACGCTTGGATAAGAAGGAaaagatagaaagaaaaaaaatccacgAGTTTGAATTGATTTGATCAATTCCATTCCTTCACTAAAGGTGTCAATTTGACTTTTGTGTTTAAGTTAATGGCGTCACTTTAAGTGAATGACTAACAACATTAAGATCTTATAAGTTGAAGATATTGATCAAACCTAATTTAATTAACTCCATGCACAATGGCGGAATTAGGTGGGCGGAAAGGGGTTTAGCCGAATCGAGGGGTTCACTCAAAAATTATACTTTGTATATAAGAACAATTTTTTTTCATGTACACATATTAGATATTGAACCCCTTCAGCTTATTCGTATGTTTatgttctatttttttctttttctttttgtattttcgtggtaaaaatcctgGTTCGGCCTTAGTCTGTGCATTGACTATGTCAATTTGACTTCGGCATGTTGCACTACTTTAAGTGATAAAACACTCTTTTTGATGAAAATTCATGTGTTGATCAAgatatataacaacaacaacaacaaaaaactcaGTATATTCCCACTAGGTAGAGTCTGGGGAGTGTAGTCTGTAcgtagaccttatccctacctaacaggtagagagactgtttccaatagacccttggCTCAGAATGTATTGATCAAGATATGAGATCAATAatccaaaataatatttatagaAAATTATAAATATACTCAGAAGTCAGAATGTATATAAAAAGTAAGAagcaaaaataaattataaaaaaaaatgaaaaaaatacaattttttttttaccttaaaaaCAAGAGGAACGACTCTTTCATAATAGTACATCAGTAAGACAGTAATTTACCTCAACCTATATATCtagttgaataattttttttagagaAACACATATTTATACTATGTTTTAACATATATTGTCACAGAATAGTTGTGTGCAactagtgttttaaaaggcgcgggcgtaagccccataggtatttaatttttaatattttataaaattatatattatagtaaatatttataaatatatatatatatatatatatatatatatatatatatatatatatatatatatatatatatatatatatatatatatatatatatatatatatatatatatatatatatatatatatatatatatatatatatatatatatatatatatatatatatatatatatatatatatatatatatatatatatatatatatatatatatatataaaaatacgtgatctatttttatgctagttgttaggcagttgatgctatatgaaagacttagaaacgagataagatCTTGAGAGCAAGGTGATAATCAAACCGAATGGCTAATAATTGAGGCCTCAAGCTTGCTTATTCGAGGCCTCGGGGTCAAGTCCGATGCCCCGCCGAGGGTAGCCGATGGACGACTAatagttataataaaatcaatgacggctctttatggccaataacaagaaataaatgaagaacaataaatagaacacaatgaatgtgagcaataaatggaagcaataagatcaagagaatatgttagagagtagagagaatgttcttgtgtatttagtattgagcaaaACAGATgactacaaaatgacaaggatcccctttatatatgaggggaaattCCAACGtagtacaaatacatttattacaGAGATATATAGATGGGACAGCTAGTTGGTGTCATGATTCGGGTCTGAATTTAGTTTAttagactttgtcagctctagttatgcgccttgggaactccccacctTTTCATCATAGCCGTTGGTCTGCACCGCCCCGAGGTCGTGCTTCGATAGCCCTCGGGGGTGAACCTCGACCCTAGTCTCGAACCTGTGAAATATGCTTACGAGGCATCACAACGACGGAAAAGTGGACCCTCCAATTTTACCGATACAAATAATCCCCGCGTTTTTTAGAGTGAAAGTGATAAGAAACGACCTTGAATTCCTGCCCCTCTGGTACTTCCATAATGACGGCAGTCATAAGGTGCCAAAAGACGGCGTACACACAGCCCTTGAAAGCCTGCACATTGATTACAACGGTTGGCTATCCTTTGGCTTCCTTCAACTCGCGTGTGGGGCATCTATAAATACTTCTCCTCTCATTCTTTACAACTCACTGCACCATCAAGCCCCCAAAAAGGTTCCTCCTACctttacttttgttctttcttcaaAACACATCTTCCCTTTTTCCTCTGAAATCTTTTAGGAATGGCGAAAACTTCCGCCTCTACTTCTTAGGAGAATGTGACCTCCTCCTCTTCGCTCCCATCTAAAGGCAAAGAGGCAATACCTCCTTGTTCTGAGGAATGCGTTCCAGGATTTTTTGCAATGGCTTTtgatttcaaggtcgagaaaCTTTCTTCGAGGCCGGGGCATGGTGAGCCTATGTCTCAGTATATTAACTCAATAACAGACATCGAAAGTGTGAGGATTGATTGTCACTGGGGGGACGCAGAGTTTGTGGAGATCCCTACTCGGGAGGAGCATATAACGACATATAAAGCCGATTTTctcagtgtgtatacttacccattTACACTTGGGCCGGTGGGGCCATCCTTGCCTCCGATTGATCccgtgattctcgacttctgccAATGGTATCAagtgaccctcggccaaattaACCTTTCGTTCTGGCGCATTGTTTATATGATCAGGTACTATGTGAATATGATTGAGGGGATgcccttcaccctcgatcacctgaTCAGGATGTATAGCCCCCTTCTTTTCTGTGAGGGTCTGATTAAGCTCCATTTCCGAGCTTCGAGGGACCTTTTTGCTTGCATCAAAGAAGTTAGGAATGGAGGGTGGATGAGCCGCTTTGTCCGAATTAGGACTTCGAAACTGATCCTGGTGGAAAGGATGCCGTTCCCCGAGAGGTGGAACATGGAATGCAAGTGGATACGTTATCTAGCATTTCCTTGCTTCTTTTTAGGTACATTTTTCCACGCACTTAATTTCTTCTACTAATGCAGCCGTAGAAATTTACCTTGGCGCGGTCACAGACCTCTCGGGCTGGGTCAGCCGGATGGACTCAATTTGCCCATATGCTGAACGAGTGTGGCGTGATCCGTCTCGAGTTCGATGGGAAGCTAAGGACCATGGTGAGCCTTCACCCATGTTGCAGTCGTACCTTTCAATCTGAATTGCTACTGATAGCGCTCTCACTCCTTGTGTTTACCTCTTGCATTTGTGTAGGTCTGGGGGAGGTCCCCTTGATGAAGGGAACATCGCCTGGTGAAAAGGGTACTTTTGGGACCCGATgaagggaagaaaagacaaagggaTCCATTGAATGAACCTTCGAAATCCAAGAAGATCAAGGTGGAAGAAACTAAGGCCGACCCGACAGCCCTAACTCCGGACACAACGGGAAGTCCCTGAGTTGAAGGCGAGGAGGAAAATAATTTCTCGATAGTATTCGAGGGAGGGAAAAACCTGACTGACCCTCAGACCATAGAGATAGTGGCTCCCGAGCCGGAACTTGATATCGTCACGGTCCAAGCCACTGAGGGAATATCGGGTGATGTACCCGAGGCGGCCGATGGCCAAAATACCCCTCGAGCTGGGACACATTTGATAGGTGGTTCGAAGGAGCCCAGTTCTGGAGCCTTGCATGGACAAGAGATGTGTCTGATTGACCCTACTAGTGTCGTTGTCGTGAGTGATTCCTCTTAGGGAACGACTTTACCTCCTAAGGGAATGTAAAATGTCCCAAATGAAGAATCTTTCGATGTAGGGGTGCCTATCGGAGATAGAGATGCACTTTAAAGGCCTTCAGCCGCTCATGAGGGAATTCCCGAGCTCGATGCTTCACTCGTCTTCGGCGAGATGAGAAGGCTTTACGAGCAGGTAGTTTTTGTAAATCCTGCCTGTCGTTCTGATCTTTGTctttctaacttgtctttttTATGGCTTCAGGCCAAAGGTGCTTTATAATCAGACTTTCGCCCGGTTTCAGGCTGAGGTAACCCGTCATGAGCGTGAGAAGGCTTATCTTGTTGAACATGTTACGTAGTTTCGTTTGCTATTGTCTGAATGTTTTCTAGATCCTAGTGTTTTAACATCTTGGATCTGATTCGTGCAGTTTGAGAAGGAAGGTGCCCTACTGAGGGAGGAGCTCCAAGCCAGAGACTCCGAAGTCCTCGAAATCAAACGACACGTGAGAGAGATAACCTCTGAGAGGGATACCCTCCAGGAAAAGATGGCCTTAGTCGGGTATCAGCTTCAAGATGCGAGGACGGATAGTGACAAATATAGAGGTCTCAAATCTGAGTTAGTTGCTGCACTATCCGGGATCAAAACCGAAGTTGAGGCGCTTATATCTATGCACAAAGAGGGTGCCGTTATAATAAACGATCAAACCGGGAGAGTGCCTGAGGAGGCCAAACTAAAAATGACTCGAGCTGTGGAACATCTTGGTTAGAATCTCGGAGGCGGACTCTTGAGGAAATACATGCGGGGGATATCAATTTGTCTGCCGAGCTCGAGAGGGTGAAGACCCTAGAGAAGATTGCTGCCCTGTTCGCTTCCGGAGGTGTTCCAGATAGTggcttagaagatgatgagaatgAAGGCGGAATACCCCAAGGAGAAGAGGCCGTAGAAGGTCCTGGGACTGTAGTCAGAACCGTTGGGGCACAACCTCCGGCGGAGACGTCAAATATACAGGCTCGATGATAGATTAGGGTTCTATTTTGCCCCTTCCTCGTAAGGGTTTTTCAAAAGCCTTGTAAACGTACCTCTGCGAGCCATATGTATAATAggattttcttttattatcatttcttttctcctttGCCTTTTCAGAATAATATGTGATATTTTTGATAATCGATCCGAAATCTTAGACCCTGGGT
This DNA window, taken from Nicotiana tabacum cultivar K326 unplaced genomic scaffold, ASM71507v2 Un00245, whole genome shotgun sequence, encodes the following:
- the LOC107822513 gene encoding geranylgeranyl pyrophosphate synthase 7, chloroplastic-like; amino-acid sequence: MAFLATISGHENMLLSNTLNNNFIFSGKPPQRHSYSFLPKKIQARSVANSSKTFQVKEEEFSSKTEKFILPKFDFEEYMKMKAIKVNKALDDAIPMQEPIKIHEAMRYSLLAGGKRVRPILCMASCEVVGGDESLAIPAACSVEMIHTMSLIHDDLPCMDNDDLRRGKPTSHKAFGEDTAVLTGDALLSLAFEHVASKTKDVTPQRVVQAVGELGSAVGSKGLVAGQIVDIASEGKQVSLTELEYIHNHKTGKLLEAAVVCGAIIGGGNEIEVERMRNYARCLGLLFQVVDDILDVTKSSEELGKTAGKDLVTDKATYPKLMGLEKARELAGELVAKAMDELSYFDAAKAAPLYHFANYIAHRQN